One segment of Nostoc piscinale CENA21 DNA contains the following:
- a CDS encoding MFS transporter, translated as MSEQPTNTSLRNFLIIWLGQLVSGIGSQMTGIALEIWAWETTGQATTLALVGFFGLLPSIIITPISGVIVDRYNRKLLMMFGDTVAVLATITLLFLYINNSLQIWHLYVAAAFVGTFSQFQYLAYSASVSLMIPKQHYTRASSLEFLSHHSAIIIAPALAGYFYKVIGLFGIWLIDISTFIVAISSILFIPILQPSQTAEKPEDFWQNLGYGVRYLTAHKSLLLLLVINLLFFFAHDLGGSLYIPMILARTGDDTVVLGNLITAAGFGGVLGALIVNKWGGFKDKIRGILLGMMGVGLTKIVFGLGRTLWVWIPPQFLCSLSFTAGGSADNAIWLSKVAPNVQGRVFAARSLLLQLASAVAVLVAGPLADKVFIPAFTQESSIADIFGGIFGAGTAGGLAMLYVICAVCMFLVGLAGFSVSLLRNLEKILPDYEEKAAAE; from the coding sequence ATGTCAGAACAACCAACTAACACCAGTTTGCGGAACTTTCTCATCATTTGGCTAGGTCAACTAGTTTCTGGGATTGGTAGCCAAATGACCGGCATTGCTTTAGAAATTTGGGCATGGGAAACCACCGGACAAGCAACTACTCTCGCCCTCGTAGGCTTTTTTGGTTTACTTCCTAGCATTATTATTACCCCTATTAGCGGTGTCATTGTAGACCGTTATAACCGGAAATTATTAATGATGTTTGGTGATACTGTTGCTGTTCTCGCAACCATTACCCTGCTATTTTTATATATCAATAATTCCTTACAAATTTGGCATCTTTATGTAGCAGCAGCTTTTGTAGGGACTTTTAGCCAATTTCAATATCTGGCTTACTCTGCATCAGTATCATTAATGATACCTAAACAACACTATACTCGCGCCAGCAGTCTTGAGTTTTTATCTCATCACAGTGCAATTATTATTGCGCCTGCTTTAGCGGGATATTTTTATAAAGTAATTGGTTTATTTGGTATTTGGCTAATTGATATTTCCACTTTTATTGTCGCCATTTCCAGTATTTTGTTTATACCTATTCTCCAACCTAGCCAAACAGCAGAAAAACCAGAAGATTTTTGGCAAAATTTAGGGTATGGTGTGCGTTACCTGACTGCCCACAAAAGTCTCCTATTACTATTAGTCATTAACCTATTATTTTTCTTTGCCCATGACCTAGGAGGTTCACTTTACATACCAATGATTCTTGCACGCACAGGCGATGATACTGTCGTGTTGGGTAACTTAATTACAGCCGCAGGATTTGGGGGTGTGTTGGGAGCATTAATTGTGAATAAGTGGGGAGGTTTCAAAGATAAAATTAGAGGTATTTTACTGGGAATGATGGGTGTTGGTTTAACAAAAATAGTCTTTGGTTTAGGTCGAACTTTGTGGGTATGGATTCCTCCACAATTTCTATGTTCTTTAAGTTTTACAGCCGGTGGTAGCGCCGATAACGCAATCTGGTTATCTAAAGTAGCTCCTAATGTGCAAGGAAGGGTTTTTGCTGCACGCTCTTTGCTTTTACAATTAGCTTCAGCCGTTGCCGTTTTGGTTGCTGGCCCCCTGGCAGATAAAGTGTTTATCCCTGCTTTTACTCAGGAAAGTAGCATAGCGGATATTTTCGGAGGAATATTCGGGGCTGGTACGGCGGGGGGACTGGCGATGCTATACGTGATTTGCGCGGTGTGTATGTTTTTGGTAGGGTTAGCTGGATTTAGTGTGTCATTGCTCCGCAATTTGGAAAAGATTCTACCCGACTATGAAGAAAAAGCTGCTGCTGAATAA
- a CDS encoding alpha/beta fold hydrolase, producing MYDDIDVVWISSSPVLQRFDKPLLQYISQYVNVAQWEYHSGKDEGNSIDEAVDLLDEFLSECAYPINLAGHGAGGAIALTYARRYPEKVRSLVLLAVASQPANTWHIHYYLQRQLFPISREQILATTVRNLFGEQPHTTTKKLIAVLKRDLDQTPLNHSLFKLTDLPKGGVSMPMMICGSQNDPIVDSPTLEKWLKMFKPEDDFWEYSQGYHFFHYFYPQPVGEAILRFWQPYHSPILATNQLFSSTLKN from the coding sequence ATGTATGATGATATTGATGTTGTCTGGATTAGTTCTAGTCCTGTATTACAGCGGTTCGATAAACCTTTATTACAATACATATCGCAATATGTAAATGTGGCTCAGTGGGAATATCATTCTGGCAAAGATGAAGGTAATTCTATAGATGAGGCTGTAGATTTATTAGATGAGTTTTTATCAGAATGTGCTTACCCAATAAATTTAGCAGGTCATGGTGCGGGTGGTGCGATCGCTCTGACTTATGCACGACGATACCCCGAAAAAGTGCGATCGCTTGTTCTTTTAGCCGTCGCCTCTCAACCTGCAAATACTTGGCATATCCACTATTATCTGCAACGGCAATTATTTCCTATCAGTCGTGAACAGATATTAGCAACTACTGTTCGTAATCTATTTGGTGAACAACCACATACTACTACAAAAAAATTAATAGCTGTATTAAAGCGAGATTTAGATCAAACACCTTTAAATCACTCTCTATTTAAGTTAACTGATTTACCTAAAGGTGGTGTTTCTATGCCAATGATGATCTGTGGAAGTCAGAATGATCCGATTGTTGATTCCCCTACATTAGAAAAATGGTTAAAAATGTTTAAACCAGAAGATGATTTTTGGGAGTATTCCCAAGGATATCATTTTTTTCATTACTTCTATCCCCAGCCAGTTGGTGAAGCTATATTGCGATTTTGGCAACCATATCATTCACCAATATTAGCTACAAATCAACTATTTTCTAGCACTTTGAAAAATTAA
- a CDS encoding acylase translates to MFSFVKKKPLFLIQWQKISRKFLPVLLSLVFTLVVSSQSISSVTKTTEILWDTYGVPHIYGNNPQNAFQAFGWAQMQSHGNLLLRLYGQARGKAAEYWGQDYLESDQWVLTMGVPKRADAWYTAQSPAFRNYLQAFANGINNYAKKYPDLIDNEVKVVLPITPQDVLAHLQRVMLFTFVVDPGQVANIHRTQPAPGSNGWAIAPKRSASGKAMLLANPHLPWGDLFLWYEAQITAPGIDAYGATLVGIPVLAIAFNDNLGWTHTVNTHDGWDAYELKLQQDGYLFDNKVRPFETTNFPLKIKQKDDSFKEQIFTVKSSIHGPVVSAKEGKALALRVVGQNSPGILEQWWNMASAKNFTQFQKALQRLQIPMFTVMYADREGHIMHLFNGLVPVRQQGDFAYWQNIIPGDTSKTLWTKTHPYRDLPRVIDPPSGWLQNANDPPWTTTFPVAIKAENYPPYMAPRWPMDFRAQSSAKMLAEDDSISLEEMITYKHSTRMELAERILDDLIPAAQKQENPLARRAAEVLSKWDRQANANSRGAVLFNAWVDNLDLSTLFSTPWNEKSPLTTPDGLANSESAIKALVDAATKIEQNYGTLDIPWGEVFRLRSGNLDLPANGGDGGKGIFRTVYFAPTDNGRFQAVNGDSFVAAVEFSQPVKAKTLTSYGNATQPNSPHIGDQLPLFARQELRPVWRTRKEITAHLEARTIF, encoded by the coding sequence ATGTTCTCTTTTGTTAAAAAAAAACCACTGTTCCTGATTCAGTGGCAAAAAATATCACGCAAATTCTTACCTGTTCTACTCAGTCTTGTTTTTACTTTAGTAGTCAGTAGTCAAAGTATTAGTTCTGTCACCAAAACCACAGAAATTCTCTGGGATACTTACGGCGTACCGCATATTTATGGGAATAATCCTCAAAATGCTTTCCAAGCTTTTGGATGGGCGCAGATGCAAAGTCACGGAAATTTACTATTGCGTCTCTACGGACAAGCGCGAGGAAAAGCAGCCGAATACTGGGGACAAGATTATCTCGAATCAGATCAATGGGTTCTGACAATGGGTGTACCCAAACGTGCCGATGCTTGGTACACAGCCCAAAGTCCGGCTTTTCGTAATTATCTCCAGGCTTTTGCCAACGGCATTAATAACTATGCTAAAAAGTATCCCGATTTAATTGACAATGAAGTCAAAGTAGTGCTGCCAATCACGCCACAAGATGTACTCGCCCATCTACAGCGAGTTATGTTGTTTACATTTGTCGTCGATCCCGGACAGGTAGCTAATATACATCGTACACAGCCTGCCCCAGGTTCTAATGGTTGGGCGATCGCACCGAAACGTTCAGCCAGTGGTAAAGCAATGCTATTAGCCAACCCCCACCTGCCTTGGGGCGATTTATTTTTATGGTACGAAGCCCAAATTACTGCCCCTGGAATTGATGCCTATGGGGCAACATTGGTCGGTATTCCTGTTTTAGCGATCGCCTTCAACGATAATTTAGGTTGGACTCATACCGTTAACACCCATGATGGTTGGGATGCTTACGAACTAAAATTACAACAAGATGGTTATCTTTTCGATAACAAAGTTCGCCCTTTTGAAACAACAAACTTTCCCTTAAAAATCAAGCAAAAAGATGACTCTTTCAAAGAGCAAATTTTCACAGTCAAAAGTTCTATTCACGGCCCTGTGGTCAGTGCCAAAGAAGGAAAAGCCCTCGCGTTGCGTGTCGTTGGTCAAAACAGTCCAGGCATTTTAGAACAGTGGTGGAATATGGCAAGTGCCAAAAATTTCACCCAATTTCAGAAAGCATTACAACGCTTGCAAATACCCATGTTTACTGTTATGTATGCCGACCGTGAAGGTCATATTATGCACCTATTCAACGGTCTGGTTCCTGTACGTCAACAGGGAGACTTTGCATACTGGCAAAACATCATTCCTGGTGATACCTCAAAAACTCTCTGGACAAAAACGCACCCATATCGAGATTTACCCAGAGTCATAGATCCGCCTAGTGGATGGTTGCAAAATGCCAATGACCCGCCTTGGACTACAACTTTTCCCGTCGCCATCAAAGCCGAAAATTATCCACCTTATATGGCACCACGATGGCCGATGGATTTCCGAGCCCAAAGTTCTGCCAAAATGTTAGCAGAGGATGACAGTATTTCCCTTGAGGAAATGATTACTTACAAACATTCGACGCGAATGGAACTAGCAGAAAGAATCCTCGATGATTTGATTCCTGCTGCCCAAAAACAAGAAAATCCACTAGCACGTCGCGCTGCGGAAGTACTATCAAAATGGGATCGTCAGGCGAACGCCAACAGCCGAGGTGCTGTACTATTTAACGCTTGGGTGGATAATCTCGATTTGAGTACATTATTTAGTACTCCTTGGAATGAAAAATCTCCCCTCACCACGCCAGATGGTTTGGCTAATTCAGAAAGTGCAATCAAAGCCTTAGTAGATGCAGCGACCAAAATAGAACAGAACTATGGAACTCTAGATATCCCTTGGGGTGAGGTTTTTAGATTGCGGTCTGGCAATTTAGACTTACCTGCTAATGGTGGCGATGGCGGAAAAGGCATCTTCCGCACAGTCTATTTTGCCCCAACAGATAATGGACGCTTTCAAGCTGTTAATGGTGATTCTTTTGTTGCAGCTGTGGAGTTTTCCCAGCCAGTGAAAGCAAAGACTCTCACTAGTTATGGTAATGCTACACAACCAAATTCACCTCATATTGGCGATCAACTACCATTATTTGCTCGTCAGGAATTACGCCCTGTTTGGCGCACTCGCAAAGAAATTACAGCCCACTTAGAAGCGCGTACAATCTTCTGA
- a CDS encoding NAD(P)/FAD-dependent oxidoreductase translates to MDSPVYQTIIIGGGFTGLFTALNLAHEHYPRSVILIDSNERFCFKPLLYEYFDGEMDSIQVVPRFSELLKGSGVIFVQDTVQAIDLHQREVKLVSGNSYNYSNLVLALGSVTGYHQVAGAKENAFPFWTQTDAIALDKHLRDCLQTAIQTKDVEQRRKLLTVVVVGGGASGVEMAATLADFLPHWYQALGGNSQEIRVILLNHGHKILDGDINDPLRPFAEKELQKRSTAIEIITQAEATAVHPHTLEYKTNNEIKTLETHTTVWTAGTSLHPLIQDLPIPKEHRDVHHRPLVTPTMQLLDFPEVFAGGDCAAVVDSSLPPTAQVAYQQGANIAHNLKALALGEDPKPARVNIRGTLLKLGINDAAANLFNVFEVTGEPAHLIRQGTYLTLLPTPIHDFKATTEWLDEEIFHHHLDTHDIGKKVVQAVELVGAGVVSVLAARKLLRMLGDESKKDKNI, encoded by the coding sequence ATGGATAGCCCAGTTTATCAAACTATTATTATCGGTGGTGGTTTTACAGGATTATTTACTGCCTTAAATTTAGCACACGAACATTATCCGCGTTCTGTAATTTTAATCGATAGCAATGAGCGATTTTGCTTTAAGCCATTGCTGTATGAATATTTTGACGGCGAGATGGATTCTATTCAAGTAGTACCGCGTTTTTCGGAATTACTTAAAGGCAGCGGTGTAATTTTTGTTCAAGATACAGTACAGGCAATAGATTTGCATCAACGAGAAGTCAAATTAGTTTCGGGTAACTCTTACAATTACAGTAACTTAGTATTAGCTTTGGGGAGTGTAACTGGCTATCATCAAGTTGCAGGTGCTAAAGAAAACGCCTTTCCATTTTGGACACAAACAGATGCGATCGCACTTGATAAACATCTACGTGATTGTTTACAAACAGCAATTCAAACAAAAGATGTAGAACAACGCCGCAAACTATTAACAGTAGTTGTAGTTGGTGGTGGTGCATCTGGTGTGGAAATGGCCGCAACTTTAGCTGACTTTCTCCCACATTGGTATCAAGCTTTAGGTGGTAATTCTCAAGAAATTCGGGTGATTCTGCTCAATCATGGTCACAAAATCTTGGATGGAGATATTAACGATCCCTTGCGTCCATTTGCCGAAAAAGAATTACAAAAACGTAGCACAGCTATAGAAATTATTACACAGGCAGAAGCTACTGCTGTTCACCCACATACACTTGAATATAAAACTAATAATGAAATTAAAACATTAGAAACACATACTACAGTTTGGACTGCTGGTACTTCTCTTCATCCCTTAATTCAAGATTTACCCATCCCCAAAGAACATCGTGATGTTCATCACCGTCCCTTAGTTACTCCCACAATGCAATTGCTCGATTTTCCAGAAGTTTTTGCAGGTGGTGATTGTGCAGCAGTTGTTGATAGTTCACTACCACCTACAGCACAAGTCGCTTATCAACAAGGTGCAAATATTGCTCATAATTTGAAAGCACTCGCTTTAGGAGAAGACCCCAAACCAGCTAGAGTGAATATCCGAGGCACTCTATTAAAGTTAGGAATTAATGACGCTGCTGCAAATTTATTCAATGTTTTTGAAGTTACAGGTGAACCCGCACATTTAATCCGTCAAGGTACTTATTTAACACTATTACCAACCCCAATTCATGACTTTAAAGCGACGACAGAATGGCTAGATGAAGAAATATTTCATCACCATTTAGACACTCATGATATCGGTAAAAAAGTTGTACAGGCTGTGGAATTAGTTGGTGCTGGGGTAGTTAGTGTTTTAGCAGCGCGAAAATTACTGCGAATGTTGGGAGATGAAAGTAAAAAAGACAAAAATATTTAA
- a CDS encoding GUN4 domain-containing protein — protein sequence MCPVSVRTSNSTRNLETGVAKLWLLLVGVNQYQDERIPCLRYSAQDCQGLSTALSAATAGFPQKELRVYCDYSEHLPLLENVRNSLKEIAAAAQAIDTVLVYFSGHGMLEPSQKKVVLCLQDTQQDNLIDTGLQLQELLQILENSAAQQQLVWLDACHSGDLTFVGARGEKNPLLDSTQELVEILRQRAAKRKGFYALLSCDRGQQSWEFPQLGHGVFTYYLIRGLRGEAADSQGIIEADGLYRYVYHQTLAYIDKANQQLRVINQLKKGRGENQIHSEYTLQTPKRIVEGVGEVILGLKPNHKGATRHPRQGLIIDGFSQIKNASAFIKILNNSGNFEVNYWNGRGNSINSDVRKAIQKCLLSESFSESPKEYQIQETATIFLYLRGQIQETSTGEAVLVLADDIVIHRAWLRKQLRLCKSQQIIILDCPFPNSNIRDWVEELQLGTDAGQCLIASTAPDNSSEIFANTLLDIFNQDKQSSGLTAASLITQLQINLASSEVKLYFWLSGSQGIIEVFPEKHSFVTECSTQPTEDDDLSSSVGIDYSQLRDLLQAGRWLEADAETTNIILKIAQREEQRHLDLQSLENLPCVDLLTIDRLWVKYSHGNFGFSVQQRIYQSIASSASDPVLSLMLGSAKVAASETCIDFANRVGWRLKDAWLSYDNLTWAEDAPMGHLPFFGFFESVWRVKVLGVWEWHSAIATANWWQLCVNLFLRLEVCQTTKR from the coding sequence ATGTGTCCAGTAAGTGTTCGGACTAGTAACTCTACGCGCAACCTAGAAACTGGTGTAGCAAAACTGTGGCTGTTGTTAGTGGGAGTCAATCAATATCAAGATGAGCGCATACCTTGTTTACGTTACTCCGCGCAAGATTGCCAAGGTTTAAGCACAGCTTTAAGTGCAGCAACGGCAGGATTTCCACAAAAAGAATTGCGAGTTTATTGTGATTATAGTGAGCATTTACCTTTATTAGAAAATGTCCGCAATAGTTTAAAAGAAATTGCAGCGGCGGCTCAAGCTATAGATACAGTGTTAGTTTATTTTTCTGGTCATGGAATGTTAGAACCATCTCAGAAAAAAGTGGTTTTGTGTTTGCAAGATACTCAACAAGATAATTTAATTGATACTGGCTTGCAATTACAAGAATTATTGCAAATATTAGAAAATAGTGCCGCCCAACAACAGTTAGTTTGGTTGGATGCTTGTCATAGTGGTGATTTGACCTTTGTGGGCGCAAGGGGCGAAAAAAATCCTTTACTGGATTCTACACAAGAATTAGTAGAAATTCTCCGCCAACGAGCTGCCAAAAGAAAGGGATTTTATGCTTTATTGTCTTGCGATCGCGGTCAACAATCTTGGGAATTTCCTCAATTAGGTCACGGGGTTTTTACTTACTATTTAATTCGCGGATTGCGCGGAGAAGCTGCCGATTCTCAAGGAATTATTGAAGCCGATGGATTATACCGCTATGTTTATCATCAAACACTGGCATATATAGATAAAGCTAATCAACAATTACGAGTCATTAATCAACTCAAAAAAGGTAGAGGCGAAAATCAAATTCATTCCGAATATACCTTACAAACACCAAAGCGAATTGTTGAAGGTGTAGGTGAGGTAATTTTAGGACTAAAACCAAATCACAAAGGTGCCACACGTCATCCCCGTCAAGGTTTAATTATTGATGGATTTTCTCAGATTAAAAATGCTTCTGCTTTCATCAAGATACTCAATAATTCTGGTAATTTTGAAGTTAATTATTGGAACGGGCGTGGCAATAGTATAAATTCAGATGTCCGCAAAGCCATCCAAAAATGCTTACTTTCAGAATCTTTTTCGGAATCACCCAAAGAATATCAAATCCAAGAAACTGCCACGATATTTTTATATTTACGCGGACAAATTCAAGAAACATCCACAGGTGAAGCCGTATTGGTATTAGCTGATGATATCGTGATTCATCGTGCTTGGTTACGCAAACAGTTACGCCTGTGTAAGTCACAACAAATTATTATTTTAGATTGTCCTTTTCCCAATAGTAATATTCGTGATTGGGTAGAAGAATTACAACTAGGCACAGATGCGGGACAATGTTTAATAGCTAGTACAGCACCAGATAATTCAAGTGAAATTTTTGCTAATACTTTATTAGACATCTTCAATCAAGATAAGCAATCTTCTGGACTCACAGCCGCTAGTTTAATTACCCAATTACAAATCAATTTGGCATCTAGTGAAGTTAAATTATACTTTTGGTTATCTGGTTCCCAAGGAATTATTGAAGTTTTTCCAGAGAAGCATTCATTTGTAACTGAATGTTCTACTCAACCAACAGAAGATGATGATTTAAGTTCATCTGTAGGGATAGATTACTCGCAATTACGAGATTTATTACAAGCTGGTAGATGGTTAGAAGCGGATGCCGAAACTACAAATATAATATTAAAAATCGCCCAAAGAGAAGAACAACGCCACCTTGATTTGCAGAGTTTAGAAAATTTACCTTGTGTTGATTTACTGACTATCGATCGCCTGTGGGTAAAATACAGTCACGGAAACTTCGGTTTCAGTGTCCAGCAACGCATTTACCAAAGCATTGCTAGTTCTGCATCAGACCCAGTGTTATCTTTAATGCTGGGTAGTGCCAAAGTTGCAGCGTCGGAAACTTGCATTGATTTTGCTAACCGAGTTGGCTGGCGGTTAAAAGATGCTTGGCTGAGTTATGACAACCTCACTTGGGCTGAAGATGCACCGATGGGACATTTACCGTTTTTTGGCTTTTTTGAGTCGGTTTGGCGCGTCAAAGTCTTAGGTGTTTGGGAATGGCATAGTGCGATCGCTACAGCTAATTGGTGGCAATTATGCGTTAACCTGTTCTTACGCCTAGAAGTTTGTCAAACAACGAAAAGATAA
- a CDS encoding NAD(P)/FAD-dependent oxidoreductase: MVHVVVIGAGIGGLPTAYELRHLLPKCDRITLISDNPKFTFIPSLPWVALDLTPLENVQLDIENLLRGRGIAWLEGKVTNLDPHNQTLNIAGKTIDYDYAVIATGASLALDSVPGLGPEKGYTQSVCNPHHALLARQEWRKFIENPGSLVVGAVPGASCFGPLYEFALLADYVLRRKGLRHKVPITVVTPEPYAGHLGIGGMTNSAEYVTQILQQQNIECLENEAIVEISPQRITLADGRILPFQYSMLIPPFHGATFLQSTPGLTDNKGFIPTLPTYQHPKFPSIYSLGVVVQLTPPEKTPIPIGVPKTGQMTEAMGMAVAHNIARELGVIQASPVTATLEAICMADFGDRGIVFVSAPVLPDSVTGKRRIAVAKRGHWVSWLKLAFEKFFLTKMRLGMSVPWFERWGLRILGLSLVEPLVDSHRLSLEDIAHKPNTLSVNDRFL, from the coding sequence ATGGTTCACGTCGTCGTAATCGGTGCAGGGATTGGTGGTTTACCAACAGCTTATGAACTAAGGCATTTATTACCAAAATGCGATCGCATTACGTTGATTTCCGACAACCCCAAATTTACCTTTATTCCCTCCCTACCTTGGGTAGCCTTAGATTTAACCCCCTTAGAAAATGTGCAACTAGATATAGAAAATTTGCTTAGGGGGCGGGGAATTGCATGGCTAGAAGGAAAAGTTACAAATCTTGACCCCCATAACCAAACCCTGAATATTGCGGGAAAAACCATCGATTATGACTACGCCGTGATTGCTACAGGCGCATCCTTAGCACTGGATAGTGTACCAGGATTAGGCCCAGAAAAAGGTTATACCCAATCTGTATGTAATCCCCATCACGCCTTATTAGCACGACAGGAATGGCGAAAATTTATTGAGAATCCGGGGTCTTTGGTAGTTGGTGCAGTACCAGGAGCAAGCTGTTTTGGCCCTTTATATGAGTTTGCTTTACTAGCAGATTATGTTTTGCGGCGAAAAGGTTTGCGTCACAAAGTACCAATTACTGTAGTTACACCAGAACCCTATGCGGGTCATTTGGGCATTGGAGGAATGACAAATTCTGCTGAGTATGTGACTCAAATACTACAGCAACAAAATATTGAATGTCTGGAAAATGAGGCTATTGTCGAGATTAGTCCACAAAGGATTACCTTAGCAGATGGTCGGATTTTACCTTTTCAATACTCAATGCTCATTCCACCTTTCCACGGCGCAACATTTTTACAATCAACACCAGGATTAACTGACAACAAAGGATTTATACCCACTTTACCAACCTACCAACATCCAAAATTTCCTTCAATTTATAGTTTGGGTGTGGTGGTGCAGTTAACTCCACCAGAAAAGACACCCATACCAATTGGTGTACCTAAAACTGGACAAATGACCGAAGCAATGGGAATGGCTGTGGCGCATAACATTGCGAGAGAATTGGGAGTAATTCAAGCCTCTCCAGTTACAGCAACCCTAGAAGCAATTTGTATGGCAGATTTTGGCGATCGCGGCATAGTTTTTGTATCTGCACCAGTATTACCAGATTCTGTAACTGGAAAACGCCGGATTGCTGTAGCGAAACGGGGTCATTGGGTAAGTTGGCTGAAATTGGCGTTTGAGAAATTTTTCTTAACTAAAATGCGTTTGGGGATGTCTGTACCTTGGTTTGAGCGTTGGGGTTTGCGAATTTTAGGTTTATCTTTAGTAGAACCGCTTGTAGATTCGCACAGGTTGAGTTTAGAAGATATTGCCCATAAGCCAAACACATTATCTGTCAATGATAGGTTTCTCTAG
- a CDS encoding DUF2214 family protein encodes MWESAITAYLHYLSFMLAFGALVIENQMLKKDINLAEAWTVVMADAIYGLSAITIVITGILRVIYFGKGADYYLNSSVFYIKVGIFILVSLLSLYPTFSFLSWIKNLRDNKPPHIELPKLQRLSWLIKGELIGLAFIPLFAALLARGIKLFLTLCSFLEKN; translated from the coding sequence ATGTGGGAAAGTGCAATTACAGCATATTTACATTATCTCAGCTTTATGCTTGCATTTGGAGCATTGGTAATTGAAAACCAAATGTTGAAAAAAGATATTAATCTAGCAGAAGCTTGGACAGTAGTTATGGCAGATGCCATTTATGGTTTATCTGCCATTACAATCGTTATTACAGGAATATTGAGAGTTATTTATTTTGGTAAAGGAGCTGATTATTATCTCAACAGTTCCGTGTTTTATATCAAGGTTGGCATCTTTATTTTAGTGAGTTTGTTGTCTCTTTACCCCACCTTTTCGTTTTTATCTTGGATTAAAAACCTGCGCGATAACAAACCACCTCATATTGAATTACCAAAATTACAGCGACTATCTTGGCTAATTAAAGGTGAATTAATTGGTCTTGCCTTCATTCCTTTATTTGCGGCGCTTCTAGCACGAGGAATTAAACTTTTTTTAACGCTGTGTTCTTTTTTAGAAAAAAACTAA
- the psbA gene encoding photosystem II q(b) protein, producing MTTLINQRGSANLWEKFANWITSTENRMYVGWFGVILIPTALTAAIVFILAFIAAPPVDVDGIREPVSGSLLYGNNIITATVVPTSAAIGLHLYPIWEAASLDEWLYNGGPYQMIVLHFLLAIYAYMGRQWELSYRLGMRPWIPVAFSAPVAAATAVLLIYPIGQGSFSDGMMLGISGTFNFMIVFSPEHNILMHPFHMIGVAGVFGGALFSAMHGSLVTSTLVRETSEAESANIGYKFGQEGETYNIVAAHGYFGRLIFQYASFNNSRSLHFFLAAWPVIGIWFAALGISTMSFNLNGFNFNNSILDHQGRTINTWADLLNRANLGIEVMHERNAHNFPLDLASGEPQPIALAAPVIAS from the coding sequence ATGACAACGCTTATAAATCAGCGCGGTAGCGCCAACTTATGGGAAAAATTTGCTAACTGGATTACCAGTACTGAAAATCGAATGTATGTTGGTTGGTTTGGAGTCATTTTGATTCCTACAGCCTTAACTGCTGCGATCGTTTTTATCCTTGCATTTATCGCCGCACCACCAGTTGATGTCGATGGTATCCGAGAACCTGTATCTGGTTCACTGTTGTATGGCAATAACATTATTACTGCTACTGTAGTTCCCACTTCAGCCGCTATTGGCTTGCACTTATACCCCATTTGGGAAGCGGCTTCTCTAGATGAATGGCTGTATAACGGCGGCCCTTATCAGATGATTGTGCTGCACTTCTTACTAGCTATCTATGCTTATATGGGTAGGCAGTGGGAATTGAGTTACCGCTTAGGAATGCGCCCTTGGATTCCTGTAGCTTTTTCGGCTCCCGTAGCAGCTGCAACCGCCGTATTGTTGATTTATCCCATTGGACAAGGTAGTTTTTCTGATGGGATGATGCTGGGAATTTCTGGAACATTCAACTTTATGATTGTGTTTTCACCAGAACACAACATTCTGATGCACCCATTTCACATGATTGGCGTTGCAGGCGTATTTGGTGGCGCGTTATTCTCTGCAATGCACGGTTCTTTAGTAACTTCCACATTGGTGCGGGAAACATCTGAAGCCGAATCAGCCAACATTGGTTATAAATTTGGTCAAGAAGGCGAAACCTACAATATCGTAGCTGCACACGGTTACTTTGGGCGGTTAATCTTCCAATACGCCAGCTTTAATAATTCCCGTTCCTTACACTTCTTTTTAGCTGCTTGGCCAGTAATTGGCATTTGGTTTGCGGCTTTAGGTATCAGCACAATGTCATTTAACTTGAATGGTTTTAACTTTAATAACTCGATTTTGGATCACCAAGGACGCACAATTAACACTTGGGCAGACCTCCTGAATAGAGCCAACCTGGGTATTGAAGTTATGCACGAGCGCAATGCTCACAATTTCCCTCTAGACTTAGCATCTGGTGAGCCTCAACCAATTGCACTTGCCGCACCTGTAATTGCTAGTTAG